The Terriglobales bacterium DNA window GCTCGATGGAAGTGCGATAGAGTTCGGCCTGACCGGTATCAGGGGTGAGAATCATAATGGCGTCCGCCCAATTCGCTGCGTCCGCTACCGAATTGACAGTCAAGCCTGACGATTGCGCTTTTGCGCGCGAACTGCTGTTGGGAGCGAGGCCAACCCGGACTTCCACTCCGCTGTCTTTCAGGTTCAACGCGTGCGCGTGCCCCTGTGATCCATAACCGATGATCGCGACCTTCTTTTTCTGGATCAGAGAAAGGTCGGCATCGTCATCGTGGTAAACCTTTGCCATGGGAGACTCCTTGATTATCAGAACTTGACGCTGAGCGAATTAACTGCCCCACTCAAGCTAAAAGAGGGCTTGAGCGGGTCACCCAGTCCGCTTTCAATTCCCCGCTATTTTCAGGTTGTCATCACGAGCGGCCAGTAGGTCGGGAGGGATCGGCAGTTCCGCATTTTGGGGAACCGACGCGCTCCGCCCCTACACCGAATAGGCCACGTCCTCGCCGCCGTCTTCATACACCGTGGAAGTCGTCGCGCTGATGCCGCCCCCCGCATTCTTGCTGCCGCGGGACATGGCTACCCTCCCGGTGCGCACCATCTCCAGCACACCGTAAGGGCGCAGAACCTCCAGCAGGCCATCGATCTTATCCTCAGTGCCGGTAATCTCGACGATGATGGACTCGGGCGCAACATCCACCACCCGAGCGCGAAACACGTGTGCCAACTGCAGGATATGCGAGCGATTCTCTCCGGTCGTCTGCACCTTGATCATCGCCAGATCGCGCTTCACCGCAGCGGCCGCGCTGATGTCCTCTACTAAGAGCACGTTCACCAGCTTATAGAGGTTGGCTTGCAGGCGAAACGCGCCACCTTCATCGGTATCCACGACGATGGTCATGCGCGAGACACCTTCCTTTTCGGTGTGCCCCACCGTCAGCGACTCGATGTTATACGCGCGTCGGCGGAACAGGGACGACACGCGGTTCAACACGCCGGGTTTGTTTTCTACGTACACCACGAATGTATGCAACATAGGTCCTCTTACTCGTCCGATCCTGTTTCCCAGATAGGCGCGGGCCGGCGGATCATGGCGTGCAGGTCGGCTCCCGCCGGCACCATGGGATACACCGAATCTTCCTGCTCCACGCGGAAGTCGATCAGCGCCGCCGCTGGATGCTGCCGAGTCTCCTGCACCGTGGGGATCACGTCTTTGCGCTCGCTCACCGTGAAAGAGCGAATGCCGTAAGCATCCGCCAGTTTCGCGAAGTCGGGATTCAACAGCGGCGTGGCGGCGTAGCGCTTTTCGTAGAAAAATTCCTGCCACTGGCGCACCATGCCGAGGAAGCCATTGTTGATGATGGCGATTTTGACGTCGATCTTCTCCTGCGCGATCGTAGCCAGCTCGGCCATGGTCATCTGGAAACCGCCATCGCCCACCACCACCCAGACCTCAGCGTCGGGCCGCGCGAACTTGGCTCCGATTGCGGCGGGAAGTGCGAATCCCATCGTGCCCAGTCCACCCGAGGTAATCAAAGATCGCGGTTGATCGTGGTGGTAATACTGCGCTTCCCACATCTGGTGCTGGCCTACATCGGTGACCACCAGGGCCCGGCCCTTGGTCTCGCGCCAAAGATCGTTGATGACGTGCGCTGCGTAAAGATGCCCGCTGTCTGGCAGGTTCTGTATGTCGCGCACCGCCGAATCGCCCTTCAGCTCGCGAATGTGGCTGAGCCACTCGGAG harbors:
- the ilvN gene encoding acetolactate synthase small subunit, with amino-acid sequence MLHTFVVYVENKPGVLNRVSSLFRRRAYNIESLTVGHTEKEGVSRMTIVVDTDEGGAFRLQANLYKLVNVLLVEDISAAAAVKRDLAMIKVQTTGENRSHILQLAHVFRARVVDVAPESIIVEITGTEDKIDGLLEVLRPYGVLEMVRTGRVAMSRGSKNAGGGISATTSTVYEDGGEDVAYSV